In a genomic window of Halalkalicoccus sp. CG83:
- a CDS encoding thiamine-phosphate synthase family protein — protein sequence MSLQLPSEIVVDRFLPTARSMLARELHEREFAQREIATRLGVSQAAVSKYLAEKRTGEDRFTEHPRMQETIATIADGFATNTMDEYEALAELLDLIRTFEDRGPICAVHEEEMPALEGLGCDLCVRGRNPSVEAERDVLTNVRQAVRRFENAPSVEHVPNVGTNIGMALPNAKNPTDVAAIPGRIHAMRGQIYVPSDPEFGASEHVAETLLAARTAEPAIRGAINLVTSEALIESAREWGIDTAAFDADYGDRDRRLRMLFEEGEGVPRVVYHEGAFGIEPITYVLDRSAGEAVETAIRIITGEAD from the coding sequence TTGGCACGCGAGCTCCACGAACGGGAGTTCGCCCAACGGGAGATCGCGACCCGACTCGGCGTTTCCCAGGCAGCGGTGAGCAAGTACCTCGCCGAGAAACGAACGGGCGAGGATCGGTTTACGGAGCATCCCCGGATGCAGGAGACGATCGCGACGATCGCGGACGGCTTCGCCACCAACACGATGGACGAGTACGAGGCGCTCGCCGAGCTCCTGGATCTGATCCGAACGTTCGAGGACCGTGGACCGATCTGTGCGGTTCACGAGGAGGAGATGCCGGCGCTCGAGGGGTTGGGTTGTGACCTGTGCGTTCGGGGGAGAAACCCGTCGGTCGAGGCGGAGCGCGACGTTCTCACGAACGTCAGACAGGCGGTACGCCGGTTCGAGAACGCACCATCCGTCGAACACGTTCCGAACGTCGGAACCAACATCGGGATGGCGCTGCCGAACGCAAAGAACCCGACGGACGTCGCCGCGATTCCCGGCCGGATCCATGCCATGCGTGGACAGATCTACGTGCCCTCCGATCCGGAGTTCGGCGCCTCGGAGCACGTAGCGGAGACGTTGCTGGCGGCACGGACGGCCGAGCCCGCGATACGAGGGGCGATCAACCTCGTGACTTCCGAAGCGCTGATCGAGAGCGCCCGAGAGTGGGGGATCGACACCGCCGCGTTCGACGCCGACTACGGGGACCGCGACCGCCGTCTCCGGATGCTGTTCGAGGAGGGCGAGGGCGTCCCGCGGGTCGTCTACCACGAGGGGGCGTTCGGGATCGAACCGATCACGTACGTTCTCGATCGAAGCGCCGGCGAGGCAGTCGAGACCGCGATCCGGATCATTACCGGGGAAGCTGATTGA